TCGCGGGTCGGTGCGCGAGCTGCGAGTGAGCCCCGAGGGTGACTATATCGCCACGGTTGGCACGGATGGGAACTGCCGGGTGTGGAACACCGCCTCGTCCGCCGCCGCACCGTTAATCCTCTCCGTTCCCGGCGGTGGGGACGATCGCGGAGCAGCCGCCTTTCTCGACGACGGTGCTCACATCGCCTGCGGAGGCACGGGCGTCGTGGACATTGTTTCCCTTCGTGACGGCACCCTCGTGCGCCGCATCCCGGACCGTCAACATGACATGCTGTACGAAGGCAGCGATTTCCAGACCCTGGGCAAGACTCTGAAGGAATCGCGGATTCTCAGTCTCGACGCCCGCCCGGGCGGACGCCACTTGCTTGTCGGCACGGATAGCGGCGTGATGGAGATTGACTATTTGCGATGCAGGATCATGTGGCGGCAGAAGGAGCGCGTCGGTCCGATCGCGACGCTGGTTCGGTATCTGCCCGACGGGGAGCAGTTCATCGTGCAGGACGACTCGTGCCGGTTGACGCTTTACGCCGGGCACAAGAGCGTGTGGTCGATACGGCCGGGCGAATCCGGACCAGGCGGCCGCGGGTTGGTCAAGCTGACCGCGGCGGAGTTCACCAACGACTCGGCCTACCTGGCGGCCCTTGGGTCCGACGGGAGTTTCCGAGTGCTGCGGCTGAGCGATCAGAAGGTGGTGCAGGAGCTTGCTCCCGGCAAGCTGGACACCGCGGGGTTGGCCCTCTCGCTTGAGCGAGCCAGCGCATGGGTGGGCAGCCAAGGCAACGTTGAGCGATTCACGCGGTTGGCTCTCCCCCGAGAGATGACCTCCCCAAAGGTGGCGATCGACTAGGGCTCTCGAGGTCTGCTGACGTCATAGTGAGTGAAACCGGAGGAACGAAATCGAAGACCTGGCGCGGCGAGTCGAAGATCCATCCCCCAGCGCGAGGCAGGCGTGGGGGACGAATGAAACCGGAAGTCCCGATCTGGTGTCTGAAACGGCTTTGACGTTTTTCCGGGGCGGTTGGACCCAGGGCAAGTCGAAGGTAAGATCATGTCCGTCATCCCGCAGGTCGTGCGAAATTGAAAGGGCGCGGAGGAACACTCCCATGTCCCGGAGATGCATTCTGTTAAGGCGTTTGGCGTCGTGGCCGGCGGTGATGTTCTTCTTGGTCGTGGGATGCAACGAGAGGCCGGGGTCTGACGGCAAGCATTCGCCGGGGACTTCGTCTCGGCCTGATAGCAGCGGACAGGCGTCCGGCGTGACACTGGAGCTTTTCGTCGGTTCGGCAACCAAGCCGCCTGTCGAAGAGGCGGCACAAGTCTACGAGAACGCGACTGGAACCAGGATGCTGCTGCATTTCGGCGGGTCCGGCAAGATGCTGGCGGAGATGAAACTGGCCCGCAGGGGCGACCTGTACTTTCCGGGGTCATCGGATTTCATGGAGATGGCAAAGCGGGAACGGCTGGTCCTGCCGGAGACGGAACGTCGTGTGGCCTATCTGATACCGGCGATCAACGTTCCGGCCGGGAATCCCAAGGGCATCAAGGGGCTGGAGGATCTGGCAAAGCCGGGCGTGAGAGTGGGTATTGCCCGCCCCGACTCGGTTTGCGTAGGGCTCTATGCGGCAGAGGTGTTGGAGCGGAACGGTTACGCTGCTCGGGTCAAGCCCAACATCGTCACCCATGTTGAGTCGTGCGAGAAGACTGCTCAACTCGTGGCGATCGGTTCAGTGGACGCGATTCTCGGTTGGGAGGTGTTCCACTACTGGCAACCGGACAAGATCGAAACCATCTTGCTCAAGCCGAACGAAGTCCCCCGTATCGGCTACCTTCCCATCGCCGTTTCGGTCTTCAGCAAAGAAAAAGAACAAGCATTGAAGCTTATCGAGTTCCTGGTGAACGGCCAAGGCAGGGAGTCGTTTCGACGATGGCACTACGTCACGACGCTGGAGGAGGCGCGCACGTACGCGCTCCCTGATACTCCCGTCGGCGGCGAATGGAGACTCCCTGAGGAATGGTAGTTGCCGCCCGGCGGCTTCTGGGTGCTCAAAGAGACATGATCAGAAACCGATTTGATGCGATCTTGCTGACGGCCGTGGGTGTGAGCACCACGTTGATGCTGATGCTGATTCTGGTTCAGGGCGCCTACACCGGCGCCAAGGCGCCGCTGCGGGCATTGACCGAGCACGACGTCCAGCACGCCATTTACCTCAGCTTCATAACGTCGGGCCTCGCATCAGTCGCTGCGATCTTGCTGGCCATTCCTACCGGCCTGGCTCTGGCTCGCATCCAGTTTCCGGGACGATGGCTGGTGGAGAGCCTGCTGATCGTGCCTATTGTGATGTCGCCGATCAGTCTTGGCGTGGCGCTGCTGCTTATCTTTCGAACCGAGGCCGGAACGTGGATAGAAGATCACCTGATCCGTTTCGTGTTCGAGGTGCCGGGGATCATTCTGGCCGAGTTCTTCCTGGCGTACGCCATCTCGGTTCTCGTGGTCCGCTCGACGTTTTCGGCGGTCGACGCCCGGCTGGAGCAGGTGGCGCGCTTTCTGGGCTGCACGCCCTGGCAGGCTTTTCGACACGTCTCACTGCCGCTGGCTCGAAACGGCATCATTGCGGCGTTTGTGCTGGGCTGGGTTCGCGCTATGGGCGACTTCGGGGCATCCTCAACCATTGCCGGCGCGGTGAAGGGCAAGACAGAAACGATGCCGGTCAGCATCTACCTGAATCTGGCGTCCGTCAGCCTGGATCGCGCCATTGCGCTCAGCCTGGTCCTGACGTTCGTCACGGTGGTCGTGGTGATCATGGTGGGCCTGCTTATGCGGAGAAGCTCATGATCCAGGTCTGCGACGTCATTGCCCGATACGGGTACTTCTCGCTGAAGAAGGTGAGCCTGTTGATCAGTGCGGGCGAATGCTTCGCGCTGATCGGACCATCCGGTGCGGGCAAGACCCTCCTGCTTGAAACGATCATGGGCGTCAAGCCGCCCGCTCACGGCCGCATTCTTGTCGAAGACGCGGATATCACGACCGCGCCTCCCGAACAGCGTCGTTTCTCCTACGTTCCACAGGATCTTGCGCTGTTTCCCCACCTGTCCGTACCCGAGAACATCGGCTTCGGGTTGCGCATCAGGAACACGCCCTCTACGGAGATCGACCGCCGGATACGCTCGGTTGCGAGCATGCTCCGTATCGAATCGCTGTTGAGCCGGCGGGATGTCCGGAGCCTCAGCGGCGGCGAAAAGCAGAGGGTTGCGCTGGCGCGAGCACTTGCCGTGGAGCCTCGCGTGCTGTTCCTGGACGAGCCGTTCGGGGCATTGGACACCTCGACGCGGCGGCAACTCCATGTGGAGATGCGCGACGTTCAGCGTCGGCTGCGATTGACGACCGTTCTGGTGACGCACGACCTCGATGAAGCATTTGCCTTGGCAGACCGGATCGGCATCATGATTGACGGCGGGATCGAGCAGGTTGGACAACCCCGGTTTGTCTACGAGAACCCGGCAAACCTGCCCGTGGCCAGGTTTCTGCTCGTCGAAAACATTCTCCGCGGGCAATGCGTTGGAGCAGGGCCGGCGGAGGGTGAACGGCTCTTTCGAGTCGGGGATCTTATGATTGCGGCTGCCCATGGCGAGCCGATCACGCCCGATCGAGCCTGCTGGTTGGGGATCCGGGCACAAGACGTCGAAATCACACCTGAGGTTGCCGACGGCCCCGGTTCGTGCACAGAGGAGGGAAGCCCCGCGGTCATCGAGGCGGTCCGACGGCATGCCTGTACGTGCACGGTGCTCATGCGATCGCTTTCAGACCAAGTGCGGCTCGAAGGGCAGTTGTCGAGCCGGCGAGAAGCAACGATGAGGCTGGAACCCGGGCAACGCGTGCGAATCCGGATTCCATCCCGACGCGTATTGATATTCCCCGGCGAGGATGCGGCGCCGGTTGCCGCCGGCTCGTCGGGGTAGCATACACGAAGTCGGTCGTGGGCCGCCGCCAATCCGGCGGTCGGCCGTCCGTACGGTCGTCGAACAAGGCGGGTTTCTTGAGGTTGCAGGAAATGTCAGTGGGCCAGGCTCGAGGTCGAACGCTGAAACTGCTGGGTCTGATCGCCGTCATTATCGCCATGGTACTTCTTCTTCGACTGAAGGGCGAGCAGAAGAAGACGCTGCGGGTGTTCGCCGCGGATGCCCTGGCACACAGCTTCACCCGCATCAAGAGCGAGTTCGAGAAGGAGCACCCCGACGTTAACATTGAGCTTGAGTTTCAAGGCAGTGTGGTGCTCCTGCGACTGGTTCCGCTGCGCAAGTGCGATGTGGCGGCGGTGGCCGACGCCCGCCTGGTCGAAAGAATGCTCAATCCGCATACGGCCACATGGGTCGTCAAGTTCGGCACCACCGAGATGGTCATCGGGCACACCGACGCCGGCAAGTATGCTTCAGAGATCACACCGGACAACTGGTACGAGATCCTGCTGCGAAAGGACGTTCACTACTCGCACGCCGACCCCACTCAGGACCCTTGCGGGTACTTCGCGATGCTTTGCTGGAAGCTCGCGGAGAAGCACTACGCAACGAAAACCGGTCATCGCCGACTTTACGAGGAACTGAAGGCCGGTTGTGATCCGAGGCACGTCAAGGAGGACGCCCTGACCTTGCTGTCGTTGCTGGAAACGAGCGCGGCCTATGATTATGCGTTTCTGTACCGCTGTCACGTGGTTGATCACCATCTGCCTTTCGTAAGTCTGCCGCCGGCCATAAACCTCGGTGACCCTGGTCTTGAGAGTCAATATGCGAAGGCCCAGACCGAAGTGCCGAGTTACCGCGGAGGTGTTGAAACCATATCGGGTTCCTGCGTTTCGTTTGGCATCACCATCACGGAGGGCTGCCGGAATCGAACGATTGCCCAGGAGTTCGTCCGGTTCGTGCTTTCGGAGAAAGCCAGGGCCATCCTGAGAGACTCTGCGATCGTGCCCCTGGACCCGCCCGTTGTGCCCTCATGGGGACGAATTCCCGCGTTCCTTGAGGGGACGGCGGTGGCGGAGAATGGGCCTGTCACCACCTCTCAGGCAGCCATGCTCCGGCGTTGAAGAGGGCGCCAAGGCGTCGGTGGGGACAAGCTGTCAGGGCCAGAGTTGATATTGGTCCGTGGTTGTGCCATTCTGTGTTGACAGGCCGGTCGCGGAGCGGGATTCTTGACGTCAACCGTTGGATGGATCATGGGCATTGAAGTCGGTGCGCGGCGTGTCCCTGGGAACTCAAGCGCGCAGGACCTGAATGGCCGCCCGCTTGGGTCTGAAGATCGGCCTGCGACCTTGCCGTCCGCCGTTATGCAGAGGTGAGGAACGGTCATGGCAGCTTACTGCTTTCGTCGCGTGGTTTTGTCTTGTACGTTCTTTGTTTCAGGCGTCTCGTGGGCCTGGGCAGGCAGTATCGCCGGATACGCCCATGATTTCGACGACGCCAGCCTGTATGAGATGGAAATCACCCAGTGCCGCTCGGGAGAGAGCACCAACCTGGCCTGGGCGCGGATCAGCAACAACGGCTATTACGAGATCAAGGACCTGGCGGCCGGCGAGTACTCGCTGGTCCTGGGCGACTTGTACTATTTCCGGCCGAAGCTGTTTAGTTTTGTTCCGGTTCGCGAAGATATCGTCACGCCGGGAACGTTTCAGGTTGATGCCGCATATTTCGTCCGTGTGCGGGCGACGGAGAAGAGCCCGGCCTGCCGCGAAATCCGGCAGACGTTTGTGGCGACCGGCGACGTGGTGAAGGTCACCGTCTGGACCTTCGACAACGCGGCCTTGTACTGCTCAATCCATGATGCAATCACGCACGAGCGGATCGGGCCGGCCCGTGACCAG
This genomic stretch from Phycisphaerae bacterium harbors:
- a CDS encoding substrate-binding domain-containing protein, giving the protein MTLELFVGSATKPPVEEAAQVYENATGTRMLLHFGGSGKMLAEMKLARRGDLYFPGSSDFMEMAKRERLVLPETERRVAYLIPAINVPAGNPKGIKGLEDLAKPGVRVGIARPDSVCVGLYAAEVLERNGYAARVKPNIVTHVESCEKTAQLVAIGSVDAILGWEVFHYWQPDKIETILLKPNEVPRIGYLPIAVSVFSKEKEQALKLIEFLVNGQGRESFRRWHYVTTLEEARTYALPDTPVGGEWRLPEEW
- a CDS encoding ATP-binding cassette domain-containing protein; this encodes MIQVCDVIARYGYFSLKKVSLLISAGECFALIGPSGAGKTLLLETIMGVKPPAHGRILVEDADITTAPPEQRRFSYVPQDLALFPHLSVPENIGFGLRIRNTPSTEIDRRIRSVASMLRIESLLSRRDVRSLSGGEKQRVALARALAVEPRVLFLDEPFGALDTSTRRQLHVEMRDVQRRLRLTTVLVTHDLDEAFALADRIGIMIDGGIEQVGQPRFVYENPANLPVARFLLVENILRGQCVGAGPAEGERLFRVGDLMIAAAHGEPITPDRACWLGIRAQDVEITPEVADGPGSCTEEGSPAVIEAVRRHACTCTVLMRSLSDQVRLEGQLSSRREATMRLEPGQRVRIRIPSRRVLIFPGEDAAPVAAGSSG
- a CDS encoding extracellular solute-binding protein, with protein sequence MGQARGRTLKLLGLIAVIIAMVLLLRLKGEQKKTLRVFAADALAHSFTRIKSEFEKEHPDVNIELEFQGSVVLLRLVPLRKCDVAAVADARLVERMLNPHTATWVVKFGTTEMVIGHTDAGKYASEITPDNWYEILLRKDVHYSHADPTQDPCGYFAMLCWKLAEKHYATKTGHRRLYEELKAGCDPRHVKEDALTLLSLLETSAAYDYAFLYRCHVVDHHLPFVSLPPAINLGDPGLESQYAKAQTEVPSYRGGVETISGSCVSFGITITEGCRNRTIAQEFVRFVLSEKARAILRDSAIVPLDPPVVPSWGRIPAFLEGTAVAENGPVTTSQAAMLRR
- a CDS encoding ABC transporter permease subunit; this encodes MIRNRFDAILLTAVGVSTTLMLMLILVQGAYTGAKAPLRALTEHDVQHAIYLSFITSGLASVAAILLAIPTGLALARIQFPGRWLVESLLIVPIVMSPISLGVALLLIFRTEAGTWIEDHLIRFVFEVPGIILAEFFLAYAISVLVVRSTFSAVDARLEQVARFLGCTPWQAFRHVSLPLARNGIIAAFVLGWVRAMGDFGASSTIAGAVKGKTETMPVSIYLNLASVSLDRAIALSLVLTFVTVVVVIMVGLLMRRSS